One Elgaria multicarinata webbii isolate HBS135686 ecotype San Diego chromosome 7, rElgMul1.1.pri, whole genome shotgun sequence DNA window includes the following coding sequences:
- the LOC134401121 gene encoding cytochrome P450 7A1 isoform X2 yields the protein MCARRPSEPPLENGMLPYFGCALQFGANPLHFLRERQKKYGPIFTCRLAGKYVHFLTDPFSYHAVMQQGRHLDWKKFHFATSAKVFGHGSIDPKDGNTTENMQQTFTRTLQGNALTFLNEAMMENLHYVMVESVAPKTNDWITNKLYEFCCRVMFESGFLTLFGSEFNTGHDNILSSNQEAQRAIILNALKNFKEFDQIFPALVAGLPIHLFKSAHSAREKLAEALLHENLKKRENISQLISLRMFLNDTLSTFDDKEKAKTHLAILWASQANTIPATFWSSFYLMRNPEAMKAATKEMQRVLENAGEKIDSSRKPVSLNRKQLDDMPVLDSIIKEAIRLSSASMTVRVAKEDFVLQLSSGSYNIRKDDAVALYPQLLHFDPEIYSDPLTFKYDRYLEENGEEKTTFYRNGRKLKYYYMPFGTGLAKCPGRLFAVHEIKQFLTLLLSYFEVELDDKNVRCPSLDQSRAGLGVLQPTSDVDFKYRLKLL from the exons ATGTGTGCAAG ACGTCCAAGTGAGCCGCCCTTGGAGAATGGGATGCTGCCATATTTCGGCTGTGCTTTGCAGTTTGGGGCCAATCCTCTCCATTTCCTTCGGGAAAGACAAAAGAAATATGGCCCCATTTTCACTTGCCGATTGGCTGGAAAATATGTTCATTTTCTCACAGATCCCTTTTCGTATCATGCAGTGATGCAACAAGGAAGACATCTGGATTGGAAAAAGTTCCACTTTGCAACTTCTGCAAag GTGTTTGGACATGGGAGCATTGACCCAAAAGATGGAAACACCACTGAGAATATGCAACAGACCTTTACTCGAACCCTACAGGGTAATGCCTTAACATTTCTCAATGAAGCTATGATGGAAAATCTGCACTACGTCATGGTGGAGTCAGTTGCACCAAAAACAAATGATTGGATTACCAATAAGCTTTATGAATTCTGCTGCCGTGTGATGTTTGAATCTGGGTTTTTAACCCTGTTTGGTTCAGAGTTTAACACAGGCCATGACAATATCCTTTCTTCTAACCAAGAAGCCCAGAGAGCAATTATCCTCAATGCTCTGAAGAACTTTAAGGAGTTTGACCAAATTTTTCCAGCTCTTGTAGCTGGTCTGCCAATCCACCTATTCAAAAGTGCCCACAGTGCAAGAGAGAAGCTGGCTGAGGCATTGCTCCACGAGAACCTTAAAAAAAGGGAGAACATTTCTCAACTCATTTCTCTCCGCATGTTTTTAAACGATACTCTCTCCACTTTTGATGACAAGGAAAAAGCAAAGACCCATCTTGCAATCCTGTGGGCTTCACAAGCTAACACAATACCTGCTACCTTTTGGAGCTCATTCTATCTTATGAG GAACCCAGAAGCAATGAAAGCAGCTACTAAAGAGATGCAAAGGGTATTAGAAAATGCTGGTGAAAAGATAGACTCAAGTAGGAAACCTGTTTCCCTGAATCGAAAACAGCTGGATGACATGCCTGTATTAG ATAGCATTATCAAGGAAGCAATAAGGCTCTCGAGTGCATCCATGACAGTCAGAGTTGCAAAGGAAGATTTCGTTTTGCAATTAAGCAGCGGCTCCTACAATATCCGCAAAGATGACGCCGTAGCTCTTTATCCCCAGCTGTTGCATTTTGATCCAGAAATCTATTCTGATCCCCTG ACATTCAAGTATGACCGTTATCTTGaagaaaatggagaagaaaagaccACTTTCTACCGCAATGGTCGCAAATTGAAATATTATTATATGCCATTTGGAACAGGACTTGCAAAATGTCCTGGAAGATTGTTTGCAGTTCATGAAATTAAGCAGTTTCTGACTTTGCTGCTTTCCTATTTTGAAGTGGAGCTTGACGACAAGAATGTCAGATGCCCTTCTTTAGACCAATCACGAGCAGGACTCGGTGTTTTGCAACCCACAAGTGATGTTGATTTCAAATACAGATTAAAACTTCTATGA
- the LOC134401121 gene encoding cytochrome P450 7A1 isoform X3, protein MLPYFGCALQFGANPLHFLRERQKKYGPIFTCRLAGKYVHFLTDPFSYHAVMQQGRHLDWKKFHFATSAKVFGHGSIDPKDGNTTENMQQTFTRTLQGNALTFLNEAMMENLHYVMVESVAPKTNDWITNKLYEFCCRVMFESGFLTLFGSEFNTGHDNILSSNQEAQRAIILNALKNFKEFDQIFPALVAGLPIHLFKSAHSAREKLAEALLHENLKKRENISQLISLRMFLNDTLSTFDDKEKAKTHLAILWASQANTIPATFWSSFYLMRNPEAMKAATKEMQRVLENAGEKIDSSRKPVSLNRKQLDDMPVLDSIIKEAIRLSSASMTVRVAKEDFVLQLSSGSYNIRKDDAVALYPQLLHFDPEIYSDPLTFKYDRYLEENGEEKTTFYRNGRKLKYYYMPFGTGLAKCPGRLFAVHEIKQFLTLLLSYFEVELDDKNVRCPSLDQSRAGLGVLQPTSDVDFKYRLKLL, encoded by the exons ATGCTGCCATATTTCGGCTGTGCTTTGCAGTTTGGGGCCAATCCTCTCCATTTCCTTCGGGAAAGACAAAAGAAATATGGCCCCATTTTCACTTGCCGATTGGCTGGAAAATATGTTCATTTTCTCACAGATCCCTTTTCGTATCATGCAGTGATGCAACAAGGAAGACATCTGGATTGGAAAAAGTTCCACTTTGCAACTTCTGCAAag GTGTTTGGACATGGGAGCATTGACCCAAAAGATGGAAACACCACTGAGAATATGCAACAGACCTTTACTCGAACCCTACAGGGTAATGCCTTAACATTTCTCAATGAAGCTATGATGGAAAATCTGCACTACGTCATGGTGGAGTCAGTTGCACCAAAAACAAATGATTGGATTACCAATAAGCTTTATGAATTCTGCTGCCGTGTGATGTTTGAATCTGGGTTTTTAACCCTGTTTGGTTCAGAGTTTAACACAGGCCATGACAATATCCTTTCTTCTAACCAAGAAGCCCAGAGAGCAATTATCCTCAATGCTCTGAAGAACTTTAAGGAGTTTGACCAAATTTTTCCAGCTCTTGTAGCTGGTCTGCCAATCCACCTATTCAAAAGTGCCCACAGTGCAAGAGAGAAGCTGGCTGAGGCATTGCTCCACGAGAACCTTAAAAAAAGGGAGAACATTTCTCAACTCATTTCTCTCCGCATGTTTTTAAACGATACTCTCTCCACTTTTGATGACAAGGAAAAAGCAAAGACCCATCTTGCAATCCTGTGGGCTTCACAAGCTAACACAATACCTGCTACCTTTTGGAGCTCATTCTATCTTATGAG GAACCCAGAAGCAATGAAAGCAGCTACTAAAGAGATGCAAAGGGTATTAGAAAATGCTGGTGAAAAGATAGACTCAAGTAGGAAACCTGTTTCCCTGAATCGAAAACAGCTGGATGACATGCCTGTATTAG ATAGCATTATCAAGGAAGCAATAAGGCTCTCGAGTGCATCCATGACAGTCAGAGTTGCAAAGGAAGATTTCGTTTTGCAATTAAGCAGCGGCTCCTACAATATCCGCAAAGATGACGCCGTAGCTCTTTATCCCCAGCTGTTGCATTTTGATCCAGAAATCTATTCTGATCCCCTG ACATTCAAGTATGACCGTTATCTTGaagaaaatggagaagaaaagaccACTTTCTACCGCAATGGTCGCAAATTGAAATATTATTATATGCCATTTGGAACAGGACTTGCAAAATGTCCTGGAAGATTGTTTGCAGTTCATGAAATTAAGCAGTTTCTGACTTTGCTGCTTTCCTATTTTGAAGTGGAGCTTGACGACAAGAATGTCAGATGCCCTTCTTTAGACCAATCACGAGCAGGACTCGGTGTTTTGCAACCCACAAGTGATGTTGATTTCAAATACAGATTAAAACTTCTATGA
- the LOC134401121 gene encoding cytochrome P450 7A1 isoform X1 has product MLALVLSWGLVVMLCCSVCLVLGIRRRRPSEPPLENGMLPYFGCALQFGANPLHFLRERQKKYGPIFTCRLAGKYVHFLTDPFSYHAVMQQGRHLDWKKFHFATSAKVFGHGSIDPKDGNTTENMQQTFTRTLQGNALTFLNEAMMENLHYVMVESVAPKTNDWITNKLYEFCCRVMFESGFLTLFGSEFNTGHDNILSSNQEAQRAIILNALKNFKEFDQIFPALVAGLPIHLFKSAHSAREKLAEALLHENLKKRENISQLISLRMFLNDTLSTFDDKEKAKTHLAILWASQANTIPATFWSSFYLMRNPEAMKAATKEMQRVLENAGEKIDSSRKPVSLNRKQLDDMPVLDSIIKEAIRLSSASMTVRVAKEDFVLQLSSGSYNIRKDDAVALYPQLLHFDPEIYSDPLTFKYDRYLEENGEEKTTFYRNGRKLKYYYMPFGTGLAKCPGRLFAVHEIKQFLTLLLSYFEVELDDKNVRCPSLDQSRAGLGVLQPTSDVDFKYRLKLL; this is encoded by the exons ATGTTGGCACTGGTTTTGTCATGGGGACTAGTGGTGATGCTGTGCTGTAGTGTGTGTTTAGTTTTGGGAATAAGAAGAAG ACGTCCAAGTGAGCCGCCCTTGGAGAATGGGATGCTGCCATATTTCGGCTGTGCTTTGCAGTTTGGGGCCAATCCTCTCCATTTCCTTCGGGAAAGACAAAAGAAATATGGCCCCATTTTCACTTGCCGATTGGCTGGAAAATATGTTCATTTTCTCACAGATCCCTTTTCGTATCATGCAGTGATGCAACAAGGAAGACATCTGGATTGGAAAAAGTTCCACTTTGCAACTTCTGCAAag GTGTTTGGACATGGGAGCATTGACCCAAAAGATGGAAACACCACTGAGAATATGCAACAGACCTTTACTCGAACCCTACAGGGTAATGCCTTAACATTTCTCAATGAAGCTATGATGGAAAATCTGCACTACGTCATGGTGGAGTCAGTTGCACCAAAAACAAATGATTGGATTACCAATAAGCTTTATGAATTCTGCTGCCGTGTGATGTTTGAATCTGGGTTTTTAACCCTGTTTGGTTCAGAGTTTAACACAGGCCATGACAATATCCTTTCTTCTAACCAAGAAGCCCAGAGAGCAATTATCCTCAATGCTCTGAAGAACTTTAAGGAGTTTGACCAAATTTTTCCAGCTCTTGTAGCTGGTCTGCCAATCCACCTATTCAAAAGTGCCCACAGTGCAAGAGAGAAGCTGGCTGAGGCATTGCTCCACGAGAACCTTAAAAAAAGGGAGAACATTTCTCAACTCATTTCTCTCCGCATGTTTTTAAACGATACTCTCTCCACTTTTGATGACAAGGAAAAAGCAAAGACCCATCTTGCAATCCTGTGGGCTTCACAAGCTAACACAATACCTGCTACCTTTTGGAGCTCATTCTATCTTATGAG GAACCCAGAAGCAATGAAAGCAGCTACTAAAGAGATGCAAAGGGTATTAGAAAATGCTGGTGAAAAGATAGACTCAAGTAGGAAACCTGTTTCCCTGAATCGAAAACAGCTGGATGACATGCCTGTATTAG ATAGCATTATCAAGGAAGCAATAAGGCTCTCGAGTGCATCCATGACAGTCAGAGTTGCAAAGGAAGATTTCGTTTTGCAATTAAGCAGCGGCTCCTACAATATCCGCAAAGATGACGCCGTAGCTCTTTATCCCCAGCTGTTGCATTTTGATCCAGAAATCTATTCTGATCCCCTG ACATTCAAGTATGACCGTTATCTTGaagaaaatggagaagaaaagaccACTTTCTACCGCAATGGTCGCAAATTGAAATATTATTATATGCCATTTGGAACAGGACTTGCAAAATGTCCTGGAAGATTGTTTGCAGTTCATGAAATTAAGCAGTTTCTGACTTTGCTGCTTTCCTATTTTGAAGTGGAGCTTGACGACAAGAATGTCAGATGCCCTTCTTTAGACCAATCACGAGCAGGACTCGGTGTTTTGCAACCCACAAGTGATGTTGATTTCAAATACAGATTAAAACTTCTATGA